The genomic window AAATCCAACCCGGAATCTGCTTAGAGAGGCGTCGATTTGGAGATGGGCAACCACGGATGCGCCAAGCGATCCAACAACGATAGCATTAATCCTCCAACGCCCTTTTGTGGCTAACGTGAATCCCGCAGATCTCCCCGCCGTCAAGCCCTCGGCCATCGCCCTCGGCACCGCCTTCAACcaggcggccgagctcgccgtgATGGCGCCGCTCTTCGGCCAGACCTACCAGCGCGCCAAGACGGCCAACACCAAGGAGGAGTTCATCCGGTCGCGGGAAgccaccggcgccgccgtcgcgtgGGGCACCGCGTTCCTCGGCTCCGCCCTGCAGTCAtacggcgtcggcgccctcaTCAACGCCACCGGCACGCTCAGCTACAGGGGCGCCGCATACCTGGGCGGACTGATCTTCGCTGCCACCAGTGCGCCTACAGTACGCCCTCTCCCTTGACCCCTCCGTTTCGTGGCGTTACAGGTCTAGTAGTCGAGAGAACGGAGCTATTGCTAACGCTCACTCAGTTCATCAGCCAGCTATTCGTCGAGAAGCGGGCGCTGGAGACGGTGGGCGTCAACATCCTGGCAAAGCTGTTCGAGACTGTCGGGCTGTCCGTCTTCATGACCTGGTGGGGAACGCGCACCAACCCGTATGAGCAGTGAGTGGCCATACCATGCCGCCTAGGATGGTTGTGATAGTAGCTCTAACGCCCGTGACAGCACCGGTGCTGGCGGCACGCCCCTGAGCCGGAGCGCCTTCCGGTCCGAGTAAGCGGCGAGGTTGGGTGGCTGTTTGCATGCATCGAGCGTGCCCGATAGAGTGACCTCGGGACAGAATGGGTGATGGATTTATGCTTTTTCTTAAGCTGTAATCGTATGATGGAGTTAACATTTTTTGGAATCTGAGACGACGGAGTTGCTTTCTGGTTAACTCACCGTGCGATGTGCCGTCGCGACAAGCTGTCATTCCTAAAGGAGGGGCTGAAATAAAATTAAATGGAATTACCGTGGGTGGCTAACAGAGGCCATTGGGACAAGACAAACTTTTTCGTGTTTTCACTATTTACATGCAAGAGTCCCCTCTAGCCTCCTGGTGCAATCCGTGCCGAGATCCCAACCCTCTTAACGCCGCCCATTAGACAAGAGAGCAAATAAGCCAACGTAGCAAAGCCAACTCATGGTAATGCATGTAGCCGGCGGGTGTGGACAACCAGCTCAGATGGCGGTTGCCGTTGTGGCGTCGAGGACCCAGCCCAGTCAATCGCCGTGACCGTGGGCAGGACGGAAGGCGTTATAAGCAAGGCAAAGGCAGTCCGCATGTGCCATTTGGACTTGACCCTTGCGCCGTGCCAGATGTCGTGTCGGAAGGAGCTTCCGTGTCAATGAACCAGACTCACAAGCTTGCTTGCCTcgcccgctccctcgcggcgATCTGCAGCGGGTGAGTGCCCTTGACCCACGGCTGCACCTGCACCTTCCACTGCTTCTCTGCCGTCTTGACCAGCTCCTTCCACGCCTCGAGGTACTCCTCGGCGCTGACCTTCTtatcctcggcgtcctccatttcgtcatcctcgtccttTTTCTTGcccttgttgttgttgttcgcGTTGCTGCCGCTCCCGCCCTTCTTGCCCTCGGGTTTGAGCATCACCACGCTGGTCGCCCGCTTCGTGCAGGCCGCCACGCCGAGGTCCGCCCGCGACCGCACGAACAGGTACGGCACGCCGTGCTCCTCGCAGAGGATGGGGAAGTGCATGATGACGTCCATGGGCGAGATGTCGCCCGCGATGATGACcagccccggcgccggcgcctcgCCCGACGCGACCGCCTTGGGCGGGCACTTCCGGATGGCCTTTTCGCACTCTTTTACGCCCCGGTGGATCGACTTGAGCTTGGCGCCTGGAGTGAGAGAAAAAAAATGGTCAGCATCGGTTGGATTTGATTGATGGCACGCAGAAGGAACCCTATATGGGAAACCGCTGGCGGCCAGAGGCGAACGCACCCTTCTTGATCAGCTTGTAGATCTTCTTGTGTGTCTTgtcgtcggccagcggcagcgcaaACGGCACGAGCTCCTCGGCAGGCTTGATGATGTCCTCGGGGTCGACCTTGATCTTcacgtcctcctcggctttgaccgacgcggcggcatcggcttGTAGGTGGGCATCCAGCGCACGCGCGAGCTTTTCCTGTTTTgccttgtccttcttcttgtccttctttTCCTTGCGCACGCCGTCGCTGTCACTGCgcttcttttccttcttctccttcttctccgacTTGTCCTTGCtcttcttgtccttcttcAACTTCttgtcgtcgacgacctcgaccttGTCGTCTGCCGCCATGCTGCTGATGTGTCTCGTGATATGGAGGGAATGTTCCCCCGGCAGGTATTCACTCTGTATTCAAGACGCCGATATCAATGCCGTGATCACT from Thermothielavioides terrestris NRRL 8126 chromosome 1, complete sequence includes these protein-coding regions:
- a CDS encoding ribosome biogenesis protein Nhp2, which gives rise to MAADDKVEVVDDKKLKKDKKSKDKSEKKEKKEKKRSDSDGVRKEKKDKKKDKAKQEKLARALDAHLQADAAASVKAEEDVKIKVDPEDIIKPAEELVPFALPLADDKTHKKIYKLIKKGAKLKSIHRGVKECEKAIRKCPPKAVASGEAPAPGLVIIAGDISPMDVIMHFPILCEEHGVPYLFVRSRADLGVAACTKRATSVVMLKPEGKKGGSGSNANNNNKGKKKDEDDEMEDAEDKKVSAEEYLEAWKELVKTAEKQWKVQVQPWVKGTHPLQIAARERARQASL